From the genome of Lawsonella clevelandensis, one region includes:
- the ilvA gene encoding threonine ammonia-lyase IlvA: protein MNEELSNPQVVLPTAADVEKAAKTIGGVVERTPLQYSPRLSEITGAKIYLKREDLQGVRSYKIRGAYNVIAQLNEEQRQAGVVAASAGNHAQGVAYACRTLGVKGRIFVPSNTPKQKRDRIMYHGGDAVELVVTGNSFDDAAAAAWQDAQESGATWVAPFDDLGTIAGQGTIAREVVEQLAEIGEEPSMFVVPVGGGGLFSGVVTYLSGKNPKTEVVGVEPAGAACVAAALDMGGPVTLGDTDPFVDGAAVKRCGDVTYAVLDGHRKMIDLINVAEGSVCTEMLELYQNEGIIAEPAGALSVTALHHLRFIPGSSVVCIISGGNNDVSRYSEIIERSLVDQGLKHYFLVNFTQKPGQLRKFLDSVLGPDDDITLFEYVKRNNRETGAALVGIQLGTATGLHALLHRMEESGIDCERLLPGTPAYEYLT, encoded by the coding sequence GTGAACGAAGAACTCTCAAACCCCCAGGTTGTCCTACCTACTGCTGCTGATGTAGAGAAGGCTGCTAAGACAATTGGTGGAGTCGTAGAACGCACTCCGCTGCAGTACTCGCCGAGGCTTTCCGAGATTACCGGCGCCAAGATTTACCTGAAGCGAGAGGACCTTCAAGGCGTTCGCTCCTACAAGATTCGTGGAGCCTACAACGTCATTGCTCAGCTCAACGAGGAACAGCGCCAGGCTGGTGTGGTTGCCGCATCTGCTGGTAATCACGCTCAGGGCGTGGCATACGCGTGCCGGACTCTCGGTGTAAAGGGCCGCATCTTTGTTCCTTCCAATACACCGAAGCAAAAGCGCGACCGCATTATGTACCACGGTGGTGACGCCGTCGAGCTGGTCGTCACTGGTAACTCTTTTGATGATGCAGCTGCTGCCGCCTGGCAGGATGCACAAGAGTCCGGTGCCACGTGGGTCGCCCCGTTTGACGATCTTGGCACCATTGCTGGGCAGGGAACCATTGCCCGTGAGGTGGTGGAACAGCTTGCGGAGATCGGTGAAGAGCCCAGCATGTTTGTCGTGCCAGTGGGCGGCGGCGGACTCTTCTCTGGTGTCGTCACTTACCTCTCCGGAAAGAACCCCAAGACGGAAGTTGTGGGCGTTGAGCCCGCCGGTGCTGCCTGTGTCGCGGCCGCTCTGGATATGGGTGGCCCCGTTACGCTCGGGGATACTGATCCTTTTGTTGATGGTGCTGCGGTGAAGCGATGTGGCGACGTTACCTATGCGGTGCTCGATGGGCATCGGAAGATGATTGATCTCATCAATGTGGCAGAAGGCTCGGTCTGTACTGAAATGCTGGAGCTTTACCAGAATGAGGGCATTATCGCAGAGCCGGCAGGGGCGCTCTCCGTCACGGCCCTGCACCATTTGCGCTTCATTCCCGGAAGCTCGGTCGTCTGCATCATTTCGGGTGGTAACAACGATGTTTCTCGCTACAGCGAGATCATCGAACGTTCTCTCGTGGACCAAGGTCTCAAACACTACTTCCTGGTGAACTTCACCCAGAAGCCGGGCCAGTTGCGGAAGTTCCTCGACAGTGTCCTAGGGCCGGATGATGACATCACCCTCTTTGAGTATGTGAAGCGGAACAACCGAGAAACTGGTGCTGCGCTGGTGGGTATTCAACTGGGGACAGCCACCGGCCTGCACGCACTGTTGCACCGGATGGAGGAGAGTGGCATTGACTGTGAACGCCTCCTGCCGGGAACTCCTGCCTACGAATACCTGACCTAG
- a CDS encoding YigZ family protein, whose amino-acid sequence MDLSYGVSSGATITAELEIKRSRFLCYLQRTETEHDAREFIAEIRHLHPTARHHCTAFRIGEGTGEVRERSSDDGEPSGTAGSPMLAVLRGEGLVNVCAVVVRYFGGVLLGTGGLVRAYTDAVVAGLAAAQQTKRIVSRRSVELWSVEAPIADVGRWEADLRGRGIDLVDVIYGVGLDVVCPETGEVSRRTDPLATVLVAAVAQRGEAELLQEYISALSAGSREPYRTGRKMRECQQ is encoded by the coding sequence ATGGACCTGTCGTATGGGGTGAGCTCTGGAGCTACCATTACGGCGGAGCTGGAGATAAAGCGGTCGCGGTTTCTCTGCTATCTACAGCGGACTGAAACTGAGCACGACGCCCGGGAGTTCATCGCGGAAATCCGTCACCTGCATCCCACTGCCCGTCATCACTGTACTGCTTTCCGTATTGGAGAAGGAACAGGGGAGGTGCGGGAACGCTCCAGTGATGACGGGGAACCTTCCGGTACCGCGGGTAGCCCGATGCTCGCGGTACTGCGGGGCGAGGGGCTAGTCAATGTCTGTGCCGTTGTCGTTCGCTATTTTGGTGGGGTATTGCTGGGCACCGGTGGCCTTGTACGGGCGTACACCGATGCAGTTGTTGCGGGGCTGGCAGCTGCCCAGCAAACCAAACGTATAGTGTCTCGGAGATCCGTGGAACTGTGGTCAGTAGAGGCGCCTATTGCTGACGTGGGTCGGTGGGAGGCTGATTTACGGGGCAGAGGCATCGACCTAGTGGACGTGATCTATGGGGTGGGGCTGGATGTTGTGTGCCCAGAAACAGGAGAGGTCTCGCGCCGTACAGACCCATTGGCCACGGTTCTTGTGGCGGCAGTAGCGCAGCGCGGCGAGGCAGAACTTCTTCAGGAATACATTTCCGCCCTGTCGGCCGGTTCTCGGGAACCGTACCGGACAGGGCGGAAAATGCGCGAGTGCCAACAGTAA
- a CDS encoding esterase/lipase family protein gives MTSLSHRFTAALCASAMTLSISPAFAYASTTAASDDSATSSNSIPGYPRDEFGGLRNKTSDKWGMPNQGIGPIQTNFPAASKYSKEHNGTAPKGVNDFSCKPRYKDALPIILIPGTNEDAYATWAYYGPMLAKAGLCAYTFNYNPGPAMPGAFVDPNKIDEALPFNGDIKASAQFLGVFVNYVMKRTGAKKVDFVGHSQGGGALPNAYIKWYGGDKTVRHTIGLVASNHGSSLYGIGRTIDTAGLNDQWQKLFDKVNLSADGQQTMGSGFVKELEKGGITMPDVKYTVITTYFDDVVTPYTHDLIKEPGVTNIVIQDLCPIDFTDHFGMTYDPVTYQVVENMLTGRNYKQITCTFVPPYLQ, from the coding sequence ATGACCTCTCTCAGCCATCGCTTTACTGCTGCCCTCTGCGCTTCCGCAATGACACTCAGCATCTCGCCGGCCTTTGCGTACGCCAGCACCACTGCAGCATCTGATGATTCTGCTACTTCCTCGAACAGTATCCCCGGTTACCCCCGTGACGAATTCGGCGGCCTTCGCAACAAGACCTCCGACAAGTGGGGCATGCCGAACCAGGGTATTGGCCCCATCCAGACTAACTTCCCCGCCGCATCCAAATACTCCAAGGAGCACAATGGCACTGCCCCCAAAGGCGTGAACGACTTCTCCTGCAAGCCTAGGTACAAGGATGCTCTCCCCATCATCCTCATCCCCGGCACCAATGAAGATGCCTACGCCACCTGGGCCTACTACGGTCCGATGCTGGCCAAGGCCGGTCTGTGCGCCTACACCTTTAACTACAACCCAGGCCCCGCCATGCCGGGTGCCTTCGTCGATCCCAACAAGATTGACGAAGCTCTTCCCTTCAACGGCGATATCAAGGCTTCCGCACAGTTCCTCGGCGTTTTCGTCAACTACGTCATGAAGCGCACTGGTGCCAAGAAGGTTGACTTCGTTGGCCACTCCCAGGGCGGCGGAGCGCTCCCCAACGCCTATATCAAGTGGTACGGCGGCGACAAGACCGTACGCCACACCATTGGTCTGGTTGCTTCCAACCACGGTTCCTCCCTCTACGGCATTGGTCGTACTATTGACACAGCCGGTCTGAACGACCAGTGGCAGAAGCTCTTTGACAAGGTCAATCTATCCGCTGACGGTCAGCAGACTATGGGCTCTGGCTTCGTCAAGGAACTCGAAAAGGGTGGTATCACCATGCCCGATGTGAAGTACACCGTCATCACCACCTACTTCGACGACGTTGTGACCCCCTACACCCATGACCTCATCAAGGAACCGGGCGTCACCAACATCGTCATCCAGGACCTCTGCCCCATCGACTTTACCGACCACTTCGGCATGACCTACGACCCGGTTACCTACCAGGTTGTGGAAAACATGCTCACCGGTCGTAACTACAAGCAGATCACGTGCACCTTCGTGCCGCCTTACCTGCAGTAG
- the glgX gene encoding glycogen debranching protein GlgX, whose protein sequence is MSAPTTGSLKPGKPAPLGSFYDGSGTNFALYSAAAHSVTLCLIDDDGTEHQIPITTTDGYVWHIYVSGIAPGQRYGYRVDGDWDPHHGALCNPSKFLVDPYAKAFDGDYQPHDALLSYQVGTPDVRNEEDSLPYSMTSVVVADFFNWGDDHRLRHHMADTVIYEAHVRGLTERNPDVPEEIRGTYAGLVHPSVLEYLTDLGVTAIELLPVHQFLHDRRLLEMGLCNYWGYNSFGFFAPHRDYSSLKNPGGQVAEFKNMVKTFHKAGIEVILDVVYNHTAEGSVEGPTLSFKGIDNLAYYHVSKDNPSSYVDFTGCGNSVNMRHPYTLQLVLDSLRYWIEEMHVDGFRFDLAVTLARGDEAVNMWGNFISAVQQDPVLSQVKLIAEPWDLGYGGYQVGGFPYPWSEWNGKFRDTMREFWCGNPDVLGEFAGRLTGSADLYAHNNRRPFNSVNFITAHDGFTMRDLVTYNQKNNGANGEDNRDGESHNRNWNCGVEGPSDEPKIQALRLRQQRNMLATLFLSQGTPMLLHGDEVGRTQGGNNNVYCQDNEISWVDWEAAQDPQWAGLHSFTQALIELRHKHPIFRQSNFFTGESVPADSPTESHLNDTSQGLPDVIWMTPNGKEMEPADWDNAFAASIMVFLNGHANATPNPLGGLHGDSSFLMLFNASHDPCTFHIPDELCEADGNDWHFVLNTAEEVPEHPTGEMPAESMGSTWPNGEKPEDAGAGDTSAATGVEGDVSGAESTAAPELPAGSSDPDTFPVSIPLAADDVADGLVTGKVGTEETNLLVLPPHTFVLLEQEP, encoded by the coding sequence ATGAGCGCACCCACTACTGGCTCTCTGAAACCCGGAAAGCCCGCCCCTCTTGGATCCTTCTACGACGGGTCAGGAACCAACTTCGCACTGTACAGTGCGGCAGCACACAGTGTGACCCTCTGTCTCATTGATGACGACGGCACAGAGCACCAGATTCCGATCACCACTACCGATGGGTATGTCTGGCACATCTACGTCTCTGGAATCGCGCCCGGCCAACGCTACGGATACCGCGTCGACGGGGACTGGGACCCCCACCACGGAGCACTGTGCAATCCCAGCAAGTTTCTCGTCGATCCCTACGCCAAGGCTTTCGACGGTGACTATCAACCCCACGACGCTCTCCTGAGCTACCAGGTTGGCACACCCGACGTCCGCAACGAGGAAGATTCTCTCCCCTACTCCATGACCTCCGTGGTAGTTGCTGACTTCTTTAACTGGGGGGATGACCATCGCCTTCGACACCACATGGCCGACACCGTCATCTACGAAGCGCACGTCCGAGGCCTCACCGAACGCAACCCCGACGTACCCGAAGAAATCCGTGGCACTTACGCCGGCTTGGTCCACCCCAGCGTGCTCGAATACCTCACCGACCTTGGTGTCACCGCCATCGAGCTACTCCCCGTACACCAGTTCCTGCACGATCGACGCCTCCTCGAGATGGGACTGTGCAACTACTGGGGGTACAACAGCTTCGGCTTCTTCGCACCACACCGGGACTACAGTTCGCTCAAGAACCCCGGCGGTCAGGTAGCTGAGTTCAAGAATATGGTGAAAACCTTCCACAAAGCCGGCATCGAGGTCATTCTCGACGTGGTGTACAACCACACCGCGGAAGGCTCTGTTGAAGGCCCCACACTCAGCTTCAAAGGCATCGATAACCTTGCCTACTATCACGTCAGCAAGGACAACCCCAGCTCCTACGTCGACTTCACCGGCTGCGGTAATAGCGTCAACATGCGCCATCCCTACACGCTGCAGCTCGTCCTCGACTCCCTCCGCTACTGGATCGAAGAGATGCACGTTGACGGCTTCCGATTTGACCTTGCCGTCACTCTTGCCCGCGGCGATGAGGCGGTGAACATGTGGGGCAACTTCATCTCCGCTGTCCAGCAAGACCCCGTACTCTCGCAGGTTAAGCTCATCGCAGAACCCTGGGATCTGGGCTACGGCGGCTACCAGGTGGGCGGCTTCCCCTACCCTTGGAGTGAATGGAACGGTAAATTCCGTGACACGATGCGCGAGTTCTGGTGCGGTAACCCGGATGTTCTCGGCGAATTCGCCGGGCGTCTCACTGGCTCCGCGGATTTATACGCTCACAACAACCGCCGCCCCTTCAACTCCGTCAACTTCATTACCGCCCACGACGGCTTCACCATGCGCGATCTGGTGACCTACAACCAGAAGAACAATGGCGCCAACGGCGAGGATAACCGTGACGGAGAGTCACACAACCGCAACTGGAACTGTGGAGTGGAGGGCCCCAGCGACGAACCTAAGATCCAGGCCTTACGTCTCCGGCAGCAGCGCAACATGCTTGCTACGCTCTTCCTCTCCCAAGGCACTCCCATGCTGCTCCATGGTGACGAAGTGGGTCGCACACAAGGCGGCAATAATAACGTCTACTGCCAGGACAACGAGATTTCCTGGGTGGACTGGGAGGCTGCACAAGACCCCCAGTGGGCAGGATTGCACAGCTTCACGCAGGCTCTCATTGAGCTCCGTCACAAGCACCCCATCTTCCGCCAGAGCAACTTCTTTACGGGTGAGAGCGTCCCCGCAGACTCCCCCACAGAAAGCCATCTTAACGACACCAGCCAGGGGCTACCAGACGTTATCTGGATGACGCCCAACGGTAAAGAAATGGAGCCGGCGGATTGGGATAACGCCTTCGCTGCTAGCATCATGGTGTTCCTTAATGGCCACGCCAATGCCACTCCCAACCCCTTAGGTGGTCTCCACGGCGATTCCTCCTTCCTCATGCTGTTCAACGCCTCACACGATCCATGCACGTTCCATATCCCCGATGAGCTGTGCGAGGCAGACGGCAACGATTGGCACTTCGTTCTGAATACGGCAGAAGAAGTACCGGAGCACCCAACTGGTGAGATGCCTGCCGAATCAATGGGGAGCACCTGGCCCAATGGTGAAAAGCCGGAAGACGCTGGTGCTGGTGACACTTCTGCCGCCACAGGAGTAGAAGGTGATGTCTCAGGCGCAGAATCTACCGCAGCGCCAGAGCTACCAGCTGGCAGCAGTGATCCGGACACTTTCCCCGTGTCCATTCCCCTGGCCGCCGATGACGTTGCTGATGGCTTGGTGACGGGCAAAGTGGGCACCGAAGAGACGAACCTGCTGGTTCTCCCCCCGCACACCTTCGTACTTCTCGAGCAGGAACCCTAA
- a CDS encoding acyltransferase family protein: MTLKNLITTDMARNDSTSSPQPSSPAARPPIPQHRHAYRYDLDGLRGLAIALVVIFHIWFGRVSGGVDVFLTLSGFFFIGSQMRNVDRYGSLNPLRAIWKTARRLLPTMVVVLAAVGIGVIFIFPRTRWANVNDQVLASLFYFQNWKLAEQSEDYAQAGAAVSPLQHLWSMSVQGQFYVIIILLCCGLGWLLHRFWPGKSIFTPMAVILGIGTVLSFIYALYLHREDQMLNYYDTWSRMWELFLGGLLATVMHKIQIRNHWVRWFLTVIGLFAIFTCGLIFNGVNEFPGPWTLYVLIATVFLIIAGQAPEGEELTWRNAPFTAFLASKPLRELGRLAYSLYMWHWPILILLCTQLKRQHPSNKIGIFVVVVSLVLAWFTHHYIEEPLRMKKKHPVVAQDTNVEKPSWNARLGAALRPKRSWLSWKAIAGTMVVILTFCLVGFHITWKRYITSLDGQMTLVLTADYPGARAITEKMPVPKGVAYEPRPIDADRTLPLSSFDGCISNFEDSEIHTVKLWRQNKGRPCVYGDVNAERSIALVGGSHAEHWLTALDILGQREHFRVDVYFKMGCPLMISGMIDLPTNGKPYYSCLEWGKKVYKRILEKKYDYVFSTATRPTTLTGVGPDMVPDYYVDLWRALGNDGIEMIAVRDTPWSTRDDQPANVPDCLESGGNAYSCGIPRDLAMAPVNPAIAASRGLDNVHLMDFTDDLCPGNLCPAIIGNVMVYHDMHHMTHSFVQSLVPVFARQLNKITGWGPVTQPGKDLNTTPYPGTAILPTPSSSSAESSRRSR; this comes from the coding sequence ATGACCCTGAAGAATCTGATTACGACAGACATGGCACGAAACGACAGCACTTCTTCCCCACAACCATCTAGCCCTGCGGCGCGCCCCCCAATCCCCCAGCATCGACATGCCTACCGCTATGACCTCGACGGTCTCCGCGGACTCGCGATCGCGCTGGTGGTCATCTTCCACATTTGGTTCGGTCGAGTCTCTGGTGGTGTGGACGTCTTCCTGACGCTCTCCGGCTTCTTCTTCATCGGCTCCCAGATGCGCAACGTCGACCGCTACGGCAGCCTCAACCCGCTCCGTGCCATCTGGAAGACCGCACGACGCCTCCTCCCCACCATGGTGGTGGTCCTCGCTGCCGTCGGTATCGGCGTTATCTTCATTTTCCCCCGGACCCGCTGGGCGAACGTAAACGACCAGGTCCTCGCCTCCCTCTTCTACTTCCAGAACTGGAAACTCGCCGAACAATCCGAAGACTATGCGCAGGCAGGCGCCGCTGTCAGCCCCCTGCAGCACCTCTGGTCCATGTCGGTACAAGGCCAGTTCTACGTCATTATCATCCTGCTCTGCTGTGGCCTCGGATGGCTGCTCCACCGCTTCTGGCCCGGCAAATCAATCTTTACCCCGATGGCAGTCATTCTCGGCATCGGTACTGTGCTGAGCTTCATCTACGCTCTCTACTTGCACCGCGAAGACCAGATGCTCAACTACTACGACACCTGGTCCCGTATGTGGGAACTCTTCCTCGGTGGTCTCCTCGCCACCGTCATGCACAAAATCCAGATACGTAACCACTGGGTACGCTGGTTCCTTACCGTCATCGGACTTTTCGCCATCTTTACCTGTGGTCTCATCTTTAATGGCGTCAATGAATTCCCTGGCCCCTGGACGCTCTACGTCTTGATCGCCACCGTCTTCCTCATCATCGCCGGACAAGCGCCCGAAGGAGAAGAGCTCACCTGGCGCAACGCCCCCTTCACGGCCTTCCTTGCCTCCAAGCCGCTGCGCGAACTCGGCCGCCTCGCTTACTCCCTCTACATGTGGCACTGGCCAATCCTCATCCTGCTGTGCACCCAGCTAAAACGCCAGCACCCCTCGAACAAGATCGGCATCTTCGTCGTCGTTGTCAGCCTCGTACTGGCGTGGTTCACGCATCACTACATCGAAGAACCGCTGCGTATGAAGAAAAAGCACCCGGTCGTCGCTCAAGATACTAACGTCGAGAAACCCTCCTGGAATGCTCGGCTGGGAGCTGCCCTCCGCCCCAAGCGCAGCTGGTTGAGCTGGAAAGCTATCGCCGGCACCATGGTCGTCATCCTCACCTTCTGCCTGGTGGGCTTCCACATCACCTGGAAGCGTTACATAACCAGCCTCGATGGACAGATGACTCTCGTTCTCACCGCAGACTACCCAGGCGCCCGCGCTATTACCGAGAAAATGCCGGTACCCAAGGGCGTGGCATACGAACCTCGCCCCATCGATGCGGACCGTACCCTCCCTCTCTCATCCTTTGATGGATGCATCTCCAACTTTGAAGATTCTGAAATCCACACTGTCAAACTATGGAGGCAGAACAAAGGACGCCCGTGCGTCTACGGCGACGTCAACGCAGAACGCTCTATCGCTCTCGTCGGAGGCTCCCACGCAGAACACTGGCTCACTGCCCTCGATATCCTAGGCCAGCGCGAGCACTTCCGTGTCGATGTCTACTTCAAGATGGGCTGCCCGCTTATGATCAGTGGCATGATCGATCTTCCCACCAACGGCAAACCCTACTACAGCTGTCTTGAGTGGGGGAAAAAGGTCTACAAGCGTATCCTCGAGAAGAAGTACGACTACGTCTTCAGTACCGCCACCCGCCCCACTACCCTCACCGGTGTGGGACCAGACATGGTTCCGGACTACTACGTTGACCTGTGGCGCGCCCTTGGTAACGACGGCATCGAAATGATTGCCGTTCGCGATACCCCCTGGTCAACTCGCGACGATCAACCAGCCAACGTCCCCGACTGCCTTGAATCCGGTGGTAATGCCTACAGTTGTGGCATCCCCCGTGATCTCGCTATGGCGCCGGTGAACCCGGCAATTGCGGCATCCCGCGGGCTCGACAATGTTCACCTGATGGACTTCACCGACGATCTCTGTCCGGGCAACCTCTGTCCCGCCATTATCGGCAACGTCATGGTTTACCACGACATGCACCACATGACGCACTCCTTTGTGCAGTCCCTCGTTCCCGTATTTGCCCGCCAGCTCAACAAGATCACCGGATGGGGTCCCGTCACCCAACCCGGCAAAGATCTCAACACCACCCCGTACCCCGGCACCGCTATCCTGCCCACCCCTAGCAGTAGCAGCGCAGAAAGTAGCCGCCGTTCCCGCTAG
- a CDS encoding adenosylmethionine--8-amino-7-oxononanoate transaminase gives MTSVDAIVTTDRDHVWHPYSPVPGPPQHIVTAAEGPYLTLNIDSGFLQEETQNARVDCHVLDGMSSWWAAAYGYRNPTLDAAAHHQIDTFSHVMFGGLTHEPATTLAHTLLTLAPAGLHSVFFCDSGSVSVEVAVKMALQYWRSHTDTSLHRKTQLLTWRGGYHGDTFTPMSVCDPEGGMHTLWQGIVQPQVFLPVPPADQETSLRPGPLESSIGEYLAEAERVLSQRAGTLAACIIEPVVQGAGGMRFHQPELVRGLTELCRRHQVLVIFDEIATGFGRTGTLFAADACRCTPDIMCVGKALTGGYLTAAAVLATRDIAETISTGTGALMHGPTFMANPLACAIGQAACSLAVTAVEEGQAARIERELRRGLAAACDLPGVADVRVKGAIGVIQLVSPAALNCDAATAAALREGVWLRPFRDLIYCMPPFICSDEQIATICRGMVAAAQTATV, from the coding sequence ATGACTTCTGTAGACGCCATCGTGACAACTGATCGCGACCATGTCTGGCACCCCTATAGCCCAGTTCCCGGCCCACCCCAGCACATTGTCACTGCTGCAGAAGGCCCCTATCTCACTCTCAATATTGATTCCGGTTTTCTTCAAGAAGAAACTCAGAATGCCCGGGTCGACTGCCACGTTTTAGACGGAATGAGTTCATGGTGGGCAGCTGCGTACGGGTATCGGAACCCCACCCTTGATGCGGCTGCGCACCATCAAATCGACACGTTCAGTCACGTCATGTTCGGTGGTCTCACGCATGAGCCGGCAACGACCCTCGCACATACACTCCTCACCCTGGCTCCTGCTGGGCTACACAGTGTCTTCTTCTGTGATTCTGGTTCTGTGTCGGTAGAAGTCGCCGTCAAGATGGCGCTGCAGTATTGGCGCTCCCACACCGACACGTCCCTGCATCGGAAAACACAACTCTTAACGTGGCGCGGTGGTTACCATGGAGATACTTTCACCCCGATGAGTGTGTGCGATCCAGAGGGTGGGATGCATACACTATGGCAAGGCATTGTGCAGCCTCAGGTGTTCCTCCCGGTGCCACCCGCGGACCAGGAGACTAGCCTCCGGCCCGGTCCATTGGAGAGCTCCATCGGAGAGTACCTCGCGGAGGCGGAACGGGTCCTCTCACAACGTGCCGGCACGCTTGCGGCTTGCATTATCGAACCGGTAGTGCAAGGTGCAGGAGGTATGCGCTTCCATCAACCAGAACTCGTGCGAGGACTTACTGAGCTGTGTCGCCGTCACCAGGTTCTTGTCATCTTTGACGAGATTGCTACGGGTTTTGGACGGACTGGCACGCTGTTCGCCGCTGATGCGTGCCGGTGCACCCCCGATATTATGTGCGTTGGCAAAGCCTTGACGGGTGGTTATCTCACAGCTGCCGCGGTACTTGCCACCCGCGACATTGCGGAGACAATCTCTACTGGTACCGGTGCACTCATGCATGGGCCAACCTTTATGGCCAACCCGCTTGCCTGCGCAATCGGTCAAGCCGCTTGCTCGCTAGCTGTGACAGCTGTCGAGGAGGGCCAGGCAGCGCGGATTGAACGAGAGCTACGGCGTGGCCTTGCGGCAGCATGTGATCTTCCAGGAGTCGCAGATGTGCGTGTAAAAGGGGCAATTGGGGTTATCCAATTGGTAAGTCCAGCTGCTCTCAATTGTGATGCGGCAACGGCAGCCGCGCTGCGGGAGGGTGTCTGGCTGCGCCCATTCCGGGATCTCATCTACTGCATGCCGCCTTTTATTTGCAGCGATGAGCAGATCGCCACCATATGTCGTGGGATGGTTGCGGCTGCACAAACTGCCACGGTGTAA
- the bioD gene encoding ATP-dependent dethiobiotin synthetase BioD, whose protein sequence is MTKIVVVTGTNTDVGKTITTASAIAATRVRAPHLQVGLIKPAQTGEVAVEKNSLGYTECGDCGDVAVVRALLGETAETPAPLPVWEGIRYPEPLAPDMAARRAGMELWDAAHFADVIEEAARDVDVLFVEGAGGLLVGLGEESCGAPTTLVEIAQETARRNTAHEVLILLVSQPHLGMLNQCVLTWRELQRAGLSLAGIVFGTWSENPDLPMRLNADEVLRLTGVPVIGRIPCGVGKFQPQQSGSVAAAGDQWWSQLPWCDSGEASRQ, encoded by the coding sequence ATGACGAAGATTGTTGTCGTGACGGGAACCAACACTGATGTTGGAAAGACCATCACCACCGCGAGTGCAATTGCAGCTACCCGTGTACGGGCCCCCCATCTTCAGGTAGGCCTTATCAAACCGGCGCAGACGGGGGAAGTGGCCGTCGAGAAAAACTCTCTCGGCTATACCGAGTGCGGAGACTGCGGGGATGTTGCTGTTGTGCGTGCCCTGTTGGGAGAAACTGCGGAGACACCGGCGCCCCTCCCGGTGTGGGAGGGGATACGGTACCCCGAACCACTAGCCCCGGATATGGCCGCGCGTCGCGCTGGAATGGAGTTGTGGGATGCGGCCCACTTTGCCGATGTTATTGAGGAGGCAGCCCGAGACGTCGATGTGTTGTTTGTTGAAGGGGCCGGTGGTCTACTGGTTGGGTTGGGAGAGGAGTCGTGCGGTGCACCGACTACGCTCGTGGAGATAGCACAGGAAACGGCGCGTCGAAACACCGCACATGAGGTGCTCATACTGCTCGTCTCTCAACCTCATTTAGGAATGCTGAACCAGTGCGTTCTCACCTGGCGCGAACTACAGCGCGCAGGATTGTCATTAGCTGGAATTGTCTTTGGGACGTGGTCAGAAAATCCTGATCTTCCGATGCGGCTTAATGCGGACGAAGTACTCCGACTGACGGGGGTGCCAGTTATCGGTAGAATCCCATGTGGGGTAGGGAAGTTCCAGCCGCAGCAGTCGGGCAGTGTGGCAGCAGCAGGTGACCAGTGGTGGAGTCAGCTTCCGTGGTGTGATTCCGGGGAAGCTTCTAGACAGTGA
- a CDS encoding TetR/AcrR family transcriptional regulator → MSQLSRDLIVHAAIDILQTYGLQDLSIRKVARQLGVQPGALYWYFPNKQALLGAVCSYILSCDSPSLEPPLPAIHLTTSSAWAQHVATVAEDLRTRALSFRDGSELLSAALAAQTAHFPQLDLLTSYVSEVSSTPQVHARALLLFILGALVDEQTRRQLAELADTDTSTDASADILSAGLSAITAGLTV, encoded by the coding sequence ATGTCGCAGCTTTCTCGTGACCTCATCGTGCATGCTGCTATTGATATCCTGCAGACCTATGGCCTACAGGATCTCTCAATTCGCAAGGTTGCTCGCCAACTAGGAGTTCAGCCTGGGGCACTCTACTGGTACTTCCCCAACAAACAAGCACTCCTCGGTGCAGTGTGCTCCTACATACTCTCCTGCGATAGTCCTTCCCTCGAGCCTCCCTTACCCGCCATTCACCTCACCACCAGCTCCGCCTGGGCTCAACACGTGGCGACAGTGGCGGAGGATCTCCGTACCCGCGCTCTTTCCTTCCGGGACGGTAGCGAATTATTGAGTGCCGCGCTCGCTGCCCAGACTGCGCATTTCCCACAGTTAGATCTCCTGACTAGCTACGTCAGCGAGGTCAGTTCAACTCCACAGGTACATGCCCGGGCACTGCTGCTCTTCATTCTTGGAGCACTCGTCGATGAGCAAACCCGCCGACAACTCGCAGAACTAGCAGATACAGACACGTCCACCGACGCATCAGCAGATATTCTGTCAGCTGGTCTCAGCGCAATTACGGCTGGGCTCACTGTCTAG